From Pseudoalteromonas rubra, one genomic window encodes:
- a CDS encoding electron transfer flavoprotein-ubiquinone oxidoreductase yields MVERETMEFDVVIVGAGPAGLSCAIRLAQQAQEKQQELMICVVEKGSEVGAHILSGAVFETKALDELIPDWAEKNAPVTTKVTEDEIYLFKDQDKATNIPHFAVPKTFKNDGNYIVSMGNVCRWLAEQAEQLGVEVFPGFSAHSLIVEGDEVKGIITGDMGVGKDGEPKDSYMPGMELRAKYTVFAEGCRGHLGKQLSSQFALDKDATPQHYGIGFKEIWQIDPAKHQEGKVVHGTGWPLDNETHGGSFMYHAENNQVVIGLIIDLNYKNPYLSPFDEFQRMKHQQVFKDTLEGGERVAYGARAIAKGGLHALPKMHFPGGLLIGCDAGTLNFAKIKGNHTAMKSGIIAADTIVAALGEDAHRAELNEFADNFKSSWLYDELYQSRNFGPAMHKFGRILGGAYNMVDQNLFSGSLPFTLKDTTLDHASLRLAKDSHEISYPKPDGKLSFDKLSSVFLSNTNHEEEQPCHLQLKDVTIPIQVNLEQYAEPAQRYCPAGVYEVSETESGDKQFVINAQNCVHCKTCDIKDPSQNITWITPEGAGGPNYPNM; encoded by the coding sequence ATGGTCGAACGCGAAACCATGGAATTTGATGTCGTGATTGTTGGCGCGGGCCCTGCGGGCCTGTCGTGTGCGATCCGACTTGCGCAACAGGCACAGGAAAAACAACAAGAACTGATGATCTGTGTCGTTGAGAAAGGCTCTGAGGTCGGAGCACATATATTGTCTGGTGCTGTCTTTGAAACTAAAGCGCTGGATGAATTAATCCCGGATTGGGCCGAAAAGAACGCCCCTGTCACCACAAAAGTTACCGAGGACGAAATCTACCTATTTAAAGATCAGGACAAAGCCACCAACATCCCGCACTTTGCGGTCCCTAAAACGTTTAAAAACGACGGCAATTATATTGTCTCTATGGGTAATGTCTGCCGCTGGCTGGCAGAACAGGCTGAACAACTGGGCGTGGAGGTATTCCCCGGATTCAGCGCTCACTCGCTGATAGTCGAGGGTGATGAGGTGAAAGGTATCATCACCGGTGATATGGGTGTTGGCAAAGATGGCGAGCCAAAAGACAGTTACATGCCCGGTATGGAACTGAGAGCCAAATACACCGTCTTTGCAGAGGGTTGTCGTGGCCACCTGGGCAAACAGCTGAGCAGTCAGTTTGCACTGGATAAAGACGCCACCCCTCAGCACTACGGTATTGGCTTTAAAGAGATCTGGCAAATTGACCCAGCAAAACATCAGGAAGGTAAAGTTGTTCATGGTACGGGCTGGCCACTCGATAACGAAACCCACGGTGGTTCGTTTATGTATCATGCTGAGAATAATCAAGTCGTGATCGGGTTGATCATTGATCTGAACTACAAAAATCCATATCTGAGCCCGTTTGACGAGTTTCAGCGCATGAAACATCAGCAAGTCTTTAAAGACACGCTGGAAGGTGGCGAGCGCGTTGCATACGGTGCCCGCGCCATTGCCAAGGGTGGCCTTCATGCGTTACCTAAGATGCACTTTCCGGGGGGTCTGCTAATAGGGTGTGATGCGGGTACGCTGAACTTCGCTAAAATCAAAGGCAACCATACGGCGATGAAATCGGGCATCATTGCCGCAGATACCATTGTGGCGGCACTGGGAGAAGATGCTCATCGTGCTGAGTTAAACGAATTTGCTGATAACTTCAAAAGCAGCTGGCTATATGACGAGCTATATCAATCACGTAACTTTGGCCCGGCCATGCACAAGTTTGGCCGTATCTTAGGCGGTGCTTACAATATGGTTGATCAAAACCTGTTTTCAGGTTCATTGCCATTTACACTCAAAGATACCACGCTGGACCACGCATCTCTTCGACTGGCAAAAGATTCGCATGAAATTAGCTACCCCAAGCCTGACGGCAAGCTGAGTTTTGACAAACTTTCATCGGTGTTTTTATCCAACACCAACCACGAGGAAGAGCAGCCATGCCATCTGCAGCTCAAAGATGTCACCATTCCGATCCAGGTTAATCTTGAGCAGTATGCAGAGCCCGCGCAACGCTATTGCCCGGCTGGCGTCTACGAAGTCAGCGAGACTGAAAGCGGAGATAAGCAATTTGTGATCAATGCACAAAACTGTGTCCACTGTAAGACCTGTGACATCAAAGATCCAAGTCAGAACATCACCTGGATTACTCCAGAAGGTGCCGGCGGCCCCAACTACCCAAATATGTAA
- a CDS encoding electron transfer flavoprotein subunit beta/FixA family protein, with translation MKVLVPIKRVIDYNVKARVKADNSDVDLTNVKMAMNPFCEIAVEEAIRLKEAGKANEVIAVSIGDKACQEQLRTALALGADKAIHIETDAKLESLHIAKLLAKLVEQESPELVILGKQSIDSDNNQTGQMLAALTKRPQGTFASNVEIADGKAVVTREVDGGLQTVALNLPAVVTTDLRLNEPRYASLPNIMKAKRKPLDVIAADTLGVDLAPRIELVRVEEPAKREAGIIVESVEELVNKLKTEAKVIS, from the coding sequence ATGAAAGTACTTGTGCCAATCAAACGCGTGATTGACTACAATGTCAAGGCAAGAGTCAAGGCCGACAACAGCGATGTTGATCTGACCAATGTAAAAATGGCAATGAACCCGTTCTGTGAGATCGCGGTAGAAGAAGCCATTCGCTTAAAAGAAGCAGGTAAAGCAAACGAAGTGATCGCTGTTTCAATCGGTGACAAAGCCTGTCAGGAACAGCTACGCACTGCGCTGGCTTTGGGTGCTGACAAAGCAATTCATATTGAAACGGATGCAAAACTTGAATCCCTTCATATAGCTAAACTTCTGGCAAAGCTGGTAGAGCAGGAAAGCCCTGAATTGGTTATTTTGGGTAAGCAGTCTATCGATTCTGACAACAATCAAACTGGTCAGATGTTAGCAGCATTAACGAAGCGTCCTCAGGGAACCTTTGCATCTAATGTTGAGATTGCAGATGGTAAAGCCGTTGTGACCCGAGAAGTAGATGGTGGTCTGCAAACAGTGGCCTTGAACTTACCTGCGGTTGTAACCACTGATCTGCGTTTGAATGAGCCTCGCTACGCCTCTTTGCCAAATATCATGAAAGCAAAACGCAAACCGCTTGATGTTATCGCAGCAGACACGCTGGGTGTTGACCTTGCGCCACGTATTGAACTTGTACGGGTGGAAGAGCCTGCCAAGCGTGAAGCGGGCATCATTGTTGAGAGCGTAGAAGAACTGGTCAATAAATTAAAAACTGAAGCTAAGGTGATCTCATGA
- a CDS encoding acyl-CoA thioesterase, with protein MAQQSEVVFRFLAEPTDVNFGGKVHGGVVMKWIDQAGYACAAGWSGAYCVTVSVAGVRFHRPILVGQIVEVSARIAHTGKTSMQIFIQVRCGDPQKQHMVETNHCIISFIAMDQAGYPIPVAKFEAKTKEQKALEQYAIQMKEIAIQTESLLQNTLDQGD; from the coding sequence ATGGCGCAGCAATCGGAAGTCGTGTTTCGCTTTTTAGCAGAGCCAACAGATGTGAACTTTGGTGGAAAAGTGCATGGTGGTGTGGTGATGAAGTGGATAGATCAAGCGGGCTATGCCTGTGCAGCAGGCTGGAGTGGTGCCTACTGTGTTACTGTATCTGTCGCGGGGGTGCGTTTTCACCGCCCTATTCTGGTTGGTCAGATTGTGGAGGTTTCAGCGCGGATTGCACACACCGGCAAAACCAGTATGCAGATATTCATCCAGGTACGCTGCGGCGATCCACAAAAGCAACACATGGTAGAAACCAATCACTGCATAATCAGCTTTATCGCAATGGATCAGGCTGGGTACCCCATTCCGGTTGCCAAGTTTGAAGCAAAAACGAAAGAACAAAAAGCGCTGGAGCAATATGCCATTCAGATGAAGGAAATTGCGATTCAAACAGAGTCTTTATTACAAAACACGCTGGATCAGGGTGACTGA
- a CDS encoding response regulator — translation MRNVRFLVVDDCTTVRNVVRNIIKTRLGSEQVMMAADGKQALQILKSKPVDIIISDWQMPEINGEELLYEVRNSAKFKDIPFIMMTSNGERDFVITAIQNGVSHFVVKPFRADKLEAAVNKSWNSASKRDSVRHSALPSHAMRIIASDALLEAKVHNISHTGMQVYTNYVDALKLYKLTEFNLSFDNFDGTHALSLSPLYGTIVRIEANDGPEQDCLLGVRFELEKCSEQVQRNLNKLMKRLSNVVPDIVDNS, via the coding sequence GTGAGAAATGTCCGATTTTTGGTGGTCGATGATTGTACCACTGTACGCAATGTTGTGCGTAACATCATTAAGACGCGTCTGGGTTCTGAACAGGTGATGATGGCCGCTGATGGTAAGCAGGCACTCCAGATCCTAAAATCAAAGCCAGTCGACATTATTATCTCTGACTGGCAGATGCCTGAAATAAACGGCGAAGAGTTGCTTTATGAGGTCCGCAACAGCGCAAAGTTTAAGGACATCCCTTTTATCATGATGACCTCTAACGGTGAACGCGATTTTGTGATTACCGCAATACAAAATGGAGTGAGTCATTTTGTCGTTAAGCCTTTCAGAGCAGACAAACTAGAAGCCGCAGTCAATAAATCATGGAACAGTGCCAGTAAACGAGACTCAGTCAGGCACTCTGCTCTGCCATCACATGCAATGCGGATCATTGCCTCTGATGCCTTATTGGAAGCCAAAGTACATAACATCAGTCATACCGGTATGCAGGTTTATACCAATTATGTTGATGCCCTGAAGCTATACAAACTTACTGAATTTAACCTCAGCTTTGACAATTTTGACGGGACTCATGCACTGAGCCTCTCCCCGCTCTATGGCACCATAGTGCGAATAGAAGCAAATGACGGACCTGAACAGGATTGTTTGCTTGGAGTACGCTTTGAGTTAGAAAAGTGCAGTGAACAGGTTCAGAGGAACCTGAACAAACTGATGAAGCGCCTCAGCAACGTGGTGCCGGATATCGTTGATAATAGCTAG
- a CDS encoding electron transfer flavoprotein subunit alpha/FixB family protein, which produces MSVLVIAEHENGVLKPETAKVVHAASQLGAEIHVLVAGNNVGPVAEAAAQIAGVTAVKLADDSVLDHQLAESTADLVITLVDGYSHILAAASTTGKNIMPRVAALLDKSQISEIVGVVDADTFMRPIYAGNAIATVKSLEAQKIITVRASAFDVAGEQAPVAVETLTTSVENTQSSFVGVEQTESERPELTAAPVVISGGRGMQNGENFSLLNGIADKLGAAIGASRAAVDAGFVPNDMQVGQTGKIVAPDLYIAVGISGAIQHLAGMKDSKVIVAINKDAEAPIFQVADYGLVADLFDVLPQLEQAL; this is translated from the coding sequence ATGAGCGTACTTGTCATTGCTGAACACGAAAATGGTGTATTAAAGCCTGAAACGGCAAAAGTAGTTCATGCAGCTAGCCAGCTTGGCGCTGAAATTCATGTTCTGGTTGCGGGTAATAATGTGGGTCCTGTTGCAGAGGCTGCTGCACAAATTGCCGGTGTAACGGCGGTAAAGTTGGCTGATGACAGTGTACTGGATCATCAACTAGCAGAAAGTACCGCTGATCTGGTGATCACCCTGGTAGATGGTTACAGTCATATTCTGGCTGCGGCTTCAACCACAGGGAAAAACATCATGCCGCGCGTCGCTGCTTTACTGGACAAATCGCAGATTTCTGAGATCGTTGGGGTCGTTGATGCCGACACCTTTATGCGCCCGATCTACGCGGGTAACGCTATTGCGACAGTTAAATCACTGGAAGCGCAGAAGATTATTACGGTTCGTGCCAGCGCGTTTGATGTAGCTGGTGAGCAAGCGCCTGTCGCTGTCGAGACATTGACCACTTCGGTTGAAAATACCCAAAGTAGTTTTGTCGGTGTTGAACAAACAGAATCAGAGCGTCCTGAGCTGACGGCGGCCCCTGTGGTTATCTCCGGAGGTCGTGGTATGCAAAATGGTGAAAACTTCTCATTGCTTAACGGAATTGCCGACAAATTAGGTGCAGCTATTGGTGCATCTCGTGCGGCTGTTGACGCCGGATTCGTACCTAATGATATGCAGGTAGGTCAGACAGGTAAAATTGTTGCACCAGACCTGTACATTGCTGTTGGTATTAGCGGAGCAATTCAGCACCTTGCAGGCATGAAAGATTCAAAAGTCATCGTTGCCATCAATAAAGATGCGGAAGCACCTATCTTCCAGGTGGCTGATTACGGCCTGGTCGCGGATCTGTTCGACGTCTTACCTCAGCTCGAACAAGCTTTGTAA
- the tsaA gene encoding tRNA (N6-threonylcarbamoyladenosine(37)-N6)-methyltransferase TrmO, with protein sequence MQFDIQPIGVIRSPYKQKFAIPRQPRLVPEAKAKLIFCDAFNREEFVRGIEEFSHLWLLFRFHETADKGYSALVRPPRLGGNERKGVFATRATFRPNGIGMSAVKLEGVEYKNGQLALLLSGIDLLDGTPIVDIKPYLPYSDALADAAAGFADTRPETAMTVSFTEQAEAFISTQSDYPELKAFITNVLKQDPRPAYKKKKAETQSYGMNLYDFNIRWMVDGEHNQVLEVTHFQPD encoded by the coding sequence GTGCAATTCGATATACAGCCAATCGGTGTGATCCGCTCACCATACAAACAAAAGTTTGCCATTCCCAGACAACCTCGCTTAGTGCCAGAAGCAAAGGCCAAGCTGATATTTTGCGACGCATTCAACCGCGAGGAATTTGTACGAGGGATAGAAGAGTTCAGTCACCTTTGGTTGTTATTTCGCTTTCATGAAACCGCTGACAAAGGCTACTCAGCGTTAGTACGGCCACCGCGGCTGGGGGGCAACGAGCGTAAAGGCGTATTCGCAACTCGCGCCACCTTTAGGCCTAATGGCATTGGTATGAGCGCAGTGAAACTCGAAGGCGTTGAGTACAAGAATGGTCAGTTAGCACTCTTACTATCTGGCATTGATTTGCTGGACGGCACACCCATTGTTGATATAAAGCCTTATCTGCCCTACTCTGACGCGCTTGCAGACGCTGCTGCCGGATTTGCAGATACCCGCCCTGAAACGGCGATGACCGTCAGTTTCACTGAACAAGCCGAAGCTTTTATTAGCACCCAGAGTGATTACCCTGAGCTCAAAGCCTTTATAACCAATGTGCTCAAGCAGGACCCACGCCCGGCGTATAAGAAAAAGAAAGCAGAAACACAGAGTTATGGTATGAACCTGTATGACTTCAACATTCGCTGGATGGTCGACGGGGAGCACAACCAGGTGCTGGAAGTGACTCATTTCCAGCCGGATTGA
- a CDS encoding metallophosphoesterase → MSANISFLAFGDGGYHPDYPKVKHIQKPKNKAQFIAAEKADWLEEHRPMSEFNHAPVYVYPDTDIATEQTGAIATGKAMATLCQLKQCDFAIQLGDNIYPDGAGANDGKDDQQRMNDLILKPLQPLFAQQPELVVYSALGNHDWKTSRKGVKLQTEWMASQPNFTMSERGYYSYTIGEPGNDVELFVLDTNMLLSGQHYYEIPLRPDGSEQGLASALAAGQAEVEDIERHEEPVNGEDHRQLAWLANGLKNSKAKWKLVYGHHILWSIGGTKYDEGHVLRRLILPELCQYADAYIAGHEHDLELLTDDCSRVMPGNSKPKLPLIISGAAAKMRGTHTPFAQQQEKRYPEYDLVWSKSFIWGFAHIELDNDQDKLNVSFYTTPHDQSGKLEAERAFSFAKRSD, encoded by the coding sequence ATGTCGGCCAATATTTCTTTCCTGGCGTTTGGTGATGGGGGTTATCACCCTGATTATCCCAAAGTAAAACATATTCAGAAGCCTAAAAATAAGGCGCAATTTATCGCTGCTGAAAAAGCGGATTGGCTCGAAGAGCATCGTCCGATGAGTGAGTTTAATCATGCCCCCGTTTATGTTTACCCTGACACGGACATTGCCACCGAGCAGACCGGCGCGATAGCAACGGGTAAGGCGATGGCGACCTTGTGCCAGCTAAAACAGTGCGATTTTGCCATTCAACTGGGCGATAATATTTACCCTGATGGTGCCGGCGCAAATGATGGTAAAGACGATCAACAACGCATGAACGATCTGATCCTAAAACCGTTGCAGCCGTTATTTGCGCAGCAACCAGAGTTAGTTGTGTATTCTGCTCTGGGCAACCACGACTGGAAAACTTCACGTAAAGGGGTCAAGCTGCAAACTGAATGGATGGCAAGTCAACCAAACTTTACTATGTCTGAGCGAGGTTACTACAGCTACACCATAGGTGAGCCGGGTAATGATGTCGAACTGTTTGTACTCGATACCAATATGCTGCTTTCGGGCCAACACTACTACGAGATCCCGTTACGACCGGACGGCAGCGAACAGGGGTTGGCAAGTGCTCTGGCTGCTGGACAGGCTGAGGTAGAAGATATTGAGCGTCATGAAGAGCCAGTTAATGGTGAAGATCACCGGCAATTAGCTTGGCTGGCCAATGGCCTTAAAAACTCCAAAGCAAAGTGGAAACTGGTGTACGGGCATCACATATTATGGTCGATAGGTGGCACTAAATATGATGAAGGCCATGTGTTGAGACGGCTGATTTTGCCAGAGTTATGTCAATATGCAGATGCCTACATTGCGGGTCACGAACATGATCTGGAGCTGTTAACGGATGATTGTAGTCGCGTTATGCCCGGCAATTCCAAACCTAAACTGCCCCTGATAATCAGCGGGGCCGCTGCAAAAATGCGCGGCACCCATACACCGTTTGCCCAGCAACAGGAAAAGCGCTATCCGGAATATGATTTGGTGTGGTCTAAAAGCTTTATTTGGGGATTTGCACACATTGAACTGGATAATGACCAGGATAAGCTGAATGTGTCTTTTTACACCACTCCCCATGACCAAAGCGGTAAGCTCGAGGCCGAGCGGGCATTCAGTTTTGCAAAACGCAGTGACTGA
- a CDS encoding TonB-dependent receptor codes for MKNNLPSVISKACAGVALALGAMSAPALANTLQGELTDQQNKARFEGAKIMIKELGREVSSERNGEFRFINLPAGTYTLEVRYIGAQSVTKQVVIKDNEVTKTRVQLSAYQGEMDNIIVKGQRAGQAGALNRQKNADGIKSIVSADSIGQLPDQNAAEALQRLPGLFIDRDQGEGRFVGIRGIDPNLNNVTINGAAVPSPEGGVRSVAMDVLPSEIIQSLEVSKTVTPDMDANAIGGSIEVKSLSAFDREGESYSFNVQGAYNEQVEKSSPKLSVSYSDIYDISSQTQLGVATAVSWFERKFGSHNMETDGGWMELEMEDANSGEEVTFFGAEEIEQRHYTITRERLGAALNLDLHQGLFNKYYLRTMYSEFSDDEFRLRNEYKFDKGNYLSEQSGNAMAYFSGAEMDRDSKDRYEEQSILSVVAGGEHLIKDWFVEYSLVYSKSDEQEPDRLDIAFTGEDLTLGYASLGDTPILSRSGAAHQPSHFELDEIVHENNLSEDEATSFKLDLSKDLVIAGHNAELKFGAKYRDREKLNSVNAVVYDGGFDDVTAEQFKAGAPEYDLGDFGPGLSESGLQAYFTQNKAAFERNDQETDIESKGRSYRSEETVSALYAMVNIDFGKLNLITGVRYEDTEYTTRGYQVSLEKDKLADTEQVNITPWEVEKSYDHLLPNLTLRYELDDDLISRFAYTQTIARPGFEEAAAYQLLESETDEDDGQVVTEREGEVGNPNLDPYESKNLDLSIEYYTGSIGVMSAGLFHKQIDNFITEQEVQDQAQWTGYKKVMQFVNGGEADLTGIELAYSKNFKNGLMFSANTTLIDADDKLTRQSDTVANLMLGYEDDTLSARLSGNYKSKAYLSTENDARVYQDDHMQLDLSVKYYFNEQMQMYFNAVNLTDEPLYIYHGEQKYNFQYEQYGRSFELGFTYTSF; via the coding sequence ATGAAAAATAATCTACCTTCCGTGATTTCCAAGGCCTGTGCAGGCGTTGCTTTAGCACTTGGCGCGATGAGTGCACCAGCACTCGCTAATACGTTGCAAGGTGAACTGACAGATCAGCAAAACAAAGCCCGCTTTGAAGGGGCTAAAATTATGATTAAGGAGCTGGGACGTGAAGTCAGCTCTGAGCGCAATGGTGAGTTCAGATTCATCAATCTGCCAGCCGGAACCTATACGCTTGAAGTGCGCTATATCGGCGCGCAATCTGTCACTAAACAAGTGGTGATCAAAGACAATGAAGTGACCAAAACCCGGGTTCAGCTTAGCGCCTACCAAGGGGAAATGGATAACATAATCGTTAAAGGACAACGCGCCGGGCAAGCAGGCGCATTGAACCGGCAGAAAAATGCGGATGGTATCAAGTCCATCGTCAGTGCAGACAGCATAGGACAGTTACCAGATCAGAACGCGGCCGAGGCATTGCAACGTCTGCCGGGTTTGTTCATCGACCGAGATCAGGGTGAAGGGCGTTTTGTTGGGATCCGGGGAATTGATCCTAATCTCAACAATGTAACTATCAATGGGGCGGCTGTACCGTCTCCTGAAGGGGGTGTGCGTAGCGTAGCAATGGACGTGTTGCCAAGTGAAATTATTCAGAGTCTGGAGGTGAGCAAAACAGTCACCCCAGATATGGATGCTAATGCGATTGGTGGCAGTATCGAAGTGAAAAGCCTGAGCGCATTTGACCGTGAAGGGGAAAGCTACAGTTTTAATGTTCAGGGTGCTTACAATGAACAAGTTGAAAAAAGCAGTCCCAAACTGTCCGTAAGCTACAGTGATATTTATGACATCAGCAGTCAGACTCAGCTGGGCGTAGCGACGGCGGTATCCTGGTTTGAACGTAAGTTTGGCTCACATAATATGGAAACCGATGGCGGCTGGATGGAGCTGGAAATGGAAGATGCCAATTCTGGCGAAGAAGTAACTTTTTTTGGTGCTGAGGAAATTGAACAGCGCCACTATACCATCACCCGAGAGCGCCTTGGGGCGGCCCTGAATTTGGATCTGCATCAGGGATTGTTCAATAAGTACTATCTGAGAACCATGTACAGTGAATTCTCGGACGATGAGTTCCGTCTGCGCAATGAATACAAGTTCGATAAAGGCAATTATTTAAGCGAGCAATCAGGTAATGCAATGGCGTACTTTAGCGGTGCTGAAATGGACCGGGACAGCAAAGATCGCTACGAGGAACAAAGTATTTTGTCAGTGGTCGCTGGTGGTGAGCACCTGATCAAAGACTGGTTTGTAGAATACAGTCTGGTTTATTCAAAATCAGATGAGCAAGAGCCTGATCGATTGGATATTGCGTTTACCGGGGAAGATTTGACCCTGGGTTATGCCAGCCTGGGGGACACCCCGATTTTGTCCCGTAGTGGTGCTGCGCATCAACCAAGCCACTTTGAACTCGACGAAATCGTTCATGAAAATAACCTGAGCGAAGACGAAGCAACCAGCTTTAAATTGGATCTGAGTAAAGATCTGGTTATCGCTGGACATAACGCTGAACTTAAGTTTGGCGCTAAATACCGCGACCGTGAGAAGCTGAACTCAGTCAACGCTGTGGTATACGACGGAGGGTTTGATGATGTGACGGCAGAGCAATTTAAAGCGGGTGCACCAGAGTATGACCTGGGCGACTTTGGTCCGGGTTTATCTGAGTCCGGATTGCAAGCCTACTTTACGCAAAATAAGGCAGCATTTGAGCGAAACGATCAGGAAACCGATATCGAGTCAAAGGGCCGCAGCTATCGCTCCGAAGAAACAGTCAGTGCGTTGTATGCCATGGTCAACATTGATTTTGGTAAACTAAACCTGATCACCGGTGTACGGTACGAAGATACTGAATACACCACGCGGGGTTATCAGGTGTCACTGGAAAAAGATAAATTAGCAGACACTGAGCAAGTCAATATCACCCCCTGGGAAGTTGAGAAATCCTACGATCATCTTCTACCAAATCTGACTCTGCGCTACGAGCTGGACGACGATCTGATTTCACGATTTGCTTATACCCAAACCATTGCACGCCCGGGATTCGAAGAGGCAGCAGCCTACCAACTACTCGAAAGTGAAACGGACGAAGACGATGGTCAGGTGGTGACAGAGCGAGAAGGTGAAGTTGGTAATCCGAACTTGGACCCGTATGAGTCTAAGAACCTGGATTTATCCATTGAATACTACACAGGCAGTATTGGCGTTATGTCTGCTGGTTTATTCCACAAGCAAATCGATAACTTTATCACTGAGCAGGAAGTGCAGGATCAGGCACAGTGGACGGGCTATAAAAAGGTCATGCAATTCGTAAACGGTGGTGAGGCAGACTTAACAGGTATTGAACTGGCTTACAGCAAAAACTTCAAAAATGGCCTGATGTTTTCAGCTAATACCACCTTAATTGACGCAGATGACAAGTTGACTCGCCAGTCGGATACCGTGGCAAACCTGATGCTTGGATATGAAGACGACACCTTAAGTGCGCGCCTGAGTGGTAACTACAAAAGCAAAGCTTATCTGAGCACCGAGAATGATGCACGTGTGTACCAGGATGACCACATGCAGTTAGATTTGAGCGTTAAATACTACTTCAATGAGCAAATGCAGATGTACTTTAACGCCGTCAATCTGACGGATGAACCACTCTACATTTATCACGGTGAGCAAAAATATAACTTCCAGTATGAACAATATGGTCGTTCATTCGAATTGGGCTTTACCTACACCTCATTCTAA
- a CDS encoding MipA/OmpV family protein, with translation MNGITKHNVVRALGLCLAMTSVCSHAEEPANDDWDVKMGAGVLVADLPWQGGKSEFALVPMADIKKGNWFSNEDSTIGYQFLNINDVFSAYAGLGYRNEGYDSLFGDNSSDSKVFEGYDAPDGELVLNYGAKFLWFGLSGHTDLSDESDATNFALSAEVPLYESSHGFGISAQAQVRWLDSDYVNTVYGISGKNINASVGRTAYQTDDNAINVTFGLNAYYQITPEITLIGSVSRTELDDVISKSPLVGDDTMDVAFIGAMYQF, from the coding sequence ATGAACGGGATTACTAAACACAACGTGGTACGAGCGCTTGGCCTGTGCCTGGCAATGACAAGCGTATGCAGCCACGCAGAAGAGCCAGCCAACGACGATTGGGACGTAAAAATGGGGGCAGGTGTGCTGGTTGCAGATCTGCCTTGGCAGGGCGGTAAGAGTGAATTTGCTCTGGTCCCGATGGCAGACATTAAAAAAGGCAACTGGTTTTCTAATGAAGACAGTACCATTGGCTATCAGTTTTTGAACATTAATGACGTGTTCAGTGCCTATGCGGGTCTGGGCTACCGTAACGAAGGGTATGATAGTCTGTTTGGAGACAACAGCTCTGATAGCAAAGTGTTTGAAGGCTACGATGCGCCTGACGGCGAGCTGGTACTGAATTACGGGGCAAAGTTTTTATGGTTTGGTTTATCCGGCCACACTGATTTGTCTGATGAATCAGATGCCACCAACTTTGCTCTGAGTGCAGAAGTTCCATTATATGAGAGCAGCCACGGGTTTGGCATTTCCGCACAGGCACAGGTACGTTGGCTTGATTCGGACTATGTGAACACTGTTTACGGGATAAGTGGTAAGAACATCAACGCATCAGTTGGCCGGACAGCCTATCAGACTGATGACAATGCGATAAACGTCACCTTTGGACTCAATGCGTATTATCAAATCACGCCTGAGATAACACTGATTGGCAGTGTCAGCAGAACGGAGCTGGATGATGTTATCAGCAAGAGCCCCCTCGTTGGCGATGATACTATGGACGTAGCCTTCATCGGTGCAATGTATCAGTTTTAG